Proteins from a single region of Geothrix sp. PMB-07:
- a CDS encoding UDP-glucuronic acid decarboxylase family protein has product MTKRILVTGGAGFLGSHLCERLLAQGHEVMCLDNFFTGSKQNVLHLTANPYFEVIRHDVMVPIHLEADEVYNLACPASPVHYQKDPVETIKTCVHGSINMLGLARRTGARILQASTSEVYGDPKVQPQTEDYWGNVNPLGIRSCYDEGKRCAESLFFSYHRQYGTDIRVIRIFNTYGPRMHPNDGRVVSNFIVQALQGQDVTIYGEGQQTRSFCYVDDLITGMTAFMEQDSTTGPMNLGNPGEFTMLQLAEAVIRLAGSKSKLIFQPLPPDDPQQRRPDISKAKALLGWEPKVNLEDGLKETIAYFRKRLA; this is encoded by the coding sequence ATGACGAAACGCATCCTTGTCACCGGCGGCGCGGGTTTCCTCGGATCCCACCTCTGTGAGCGGCTGCTCGCCCAGGGGCATGAGGTCATGTGTCTGGATAATTTCTTCACGGGCAGCAAGCAGAACGTCTTGCACCTCACGGCCAACCCCTACTTCGAAGTGATCCGCCACGACGTCATGGTGCCCATCCACCTGGAGGCCGACGAGGTCTACAACCTGGCCTGCCCGGCCTCGCCTGTGCACTACCAGAAGGATCCGGTGGAGACCATCAAGACCTGCGTGCACGGTTCCATCAACATGCTGGGGCTGGCGCGGCGTACTGGCGCTCGCATCCTGCAGGCCTCCACGTCGGAAGTCTACGGCGATCCCAAGGTGCAACCTCAGACCGAGGACTACTGGGGCAATGTGAATCCCCTGGGCATCCGCAGCTGCTACGACGAAGGCAAGCGTTGCGCGGAAAGCCTGTTCTTCAGCTACCACCGGCAGTACGGCACAGACATCCGCGTCATCCGCATTTTCAACACCTACGGTCCCCGCATGCATCCCAACGATGGCCGCGTGGTGAGCAACTTCATCGTGCAGGCCCTGCAGGGACAGGATGTCACCATCTACGGTGAGGGCCAGCAGACCCGCTCCTTCTGCTATGTGGACGACCTCATCACTGGGATGACCGCCTTCATGGAGCAGGATTCCACCACTGGGCCCATGAACCTGGGCAACCCCGGCGAGTTCACCATGCTGCAATTGGCGGAAGCGGTGATCCGGTTGGCGGGAAGCAAATCCAAGCTCATCTTCCAGCCGCTGCCGCCGGATGACCCCCAGCAGCGGCGCCCGGACATCTCCAAGGCCAAGGCCCTGCTGGGCTGGGAACCCAAGGTGAACCTGGAGGACGGCCTCAAGGAGACCATCGCCTATTTCCGGAAACGGCTGGCATGA
- a CDS encoding glutamate-1-semialdehyde 2,1-aminomutase: protein MSNETLFQEALTHFPGGVSSPVRAFRAVGGTPKFFKKASGAWFEDEDGVRFLDLCMSWGPLILGHAQADILAAVNEAMHEGLTFGAPSRRELSLARKIKEMVPFIEKMRFVSSGTEAVMSALRAARGFTGRERILKFEGCYHGHSDGLLVKAGSGLATFGAPTSAGVPKGIAELTSVVTLDDLETLERTFAEIGGELAAAIIEPIPANNGLLLQRPEFLKRLRELCTQHGVILIFDEVISGFRVAPGGAAERLGITPDMATYGKIIGGGMPVGLYGGRKDIMGVVAPDGPVYQAGTLSGNPVAMAAGLATMEKLTPAFYAGLEAQAEKWAAAFEGIPGLHCPRYGSLLWPLFQDSVRRSDAVKGEAIGSFNRLHKALLAQGVYLPPSGYEVAFLSAAHGDAELAHFKQAVTAVAKDFA, encoded by the coding sequence ATGAGCAACGAGACCCTGTTCCAAGAAGCGCTCACCCACTTTCCCGGTGGCGTGTCCAGCCCCGTGCGGGCGTTCCGCGCCGTGGGCGGCACGCCCAAGTTCTTCAAGAAGGCCAGCGGCGCCTGGTTCGAGGACGAGGACGGTGTGCGCTTCCTCGACCTCTGCATGTCCTGGGGTCCGCTGATCCTGGGCCATGCGCAGGCCGACATTCTCGCTGCGGTGAACGAGGCCATGCACGAAGGCCTCACCTTCGGCGCCCCCAGCCGCCGCGAGCTGTCCCTGGCCCGCAAGATCAAGGAGATGGTGCCCTTCATCGAGAAGATGCGCTTCGTCTCTTCGGGCACGGAAGCGGTGATGTCGGCTCTGCGGGCGGCTCGGGGCTTCACGGGCCGGGAGCGCATCCTGAAGTTCGAAGGCTGCTACCATGGCCACAGCGATGGCCTGCTGGTGAAGGCCGGCTCGGGTCTCGCGACTTTCGGCGCGCCCACCAGCGCAGGCGTGCCCAAGGGCATCGCCGAGCTCACCTCGGTGGTGACCCTGGATGACCTCGAGACCCTGGAGCGGACGTTCGCGGAGATCGGTGGCGAGCTGGCCGCGGCCATCATCGAGCCCATCCCCGCCAACAACGGCCTGCTGCTGCAGCGCCCCGAGTTCCTCAAGCGCCTCCGCGAGCTCTGCACCCAGCACGGCGTCATCCTCATCTTCGATGAAGTCATCAGCGGTTTCCGCGTGGCTCCGGGCGGCGCGGCGGAGCGCCTGGGCATCACGCCGGACATGGCCACCTACGGCAAGATCATCGGCGGCGGCATGCCCGTGGGCCTCTACGGTGGCCGCAAGGACATCATGGGCGTGGTCGCGCCGGACGGTCCGGTCTACCAGGCGGGCACGCTGTCGGGCAATCCCGTGGCCATGGCCGCGGGCCTGGCCACCATGGAGAAGCTGACTCCAGCCTTCTATGCGGGACTGGAGGCCCAAGCGGAAAAGTGGGCCGCGGCGTTCGAGGGCATCCCCGGCCTCCACTGCCCGCGTTACGGCAGCCTGCTCTGGCCCCTGTTCCAGGACAGCGTCCGCCGCAGCGATGCGGTGAAGGGCGAGGCCATCGGCAGCTTCAATCGCCTGCACAAGGCCTTGCTGGCCCAGGGCGTGTACCTGCCCCCCAGTGGCTACGAAGTGGCCTTCCTCAGCGCCGCCCATGGCGATGCCGAGTTGGCGCACTTCAAACAGGCCGTGACCGCCGTGGCCAAGGATTTCGCCTGA
- the aroC gene encoding chorismate synthase: protein MLFDSPSSFGRAFRMVTFGESHGAAVGVVIDGAKPGLPFDLEAIQGEMDRRRPGQSDLVTPRSEADRVQVLSGVFEGKTTGHPIALVVFNENQKSGDYKAISDLFRPGHADLTYDRKYGIRDPRGGGRSSGRETLARVAAGAWAKQQLAALGVTVRGFNREIAGIAGRAVDWAFVERNALRVADASVFEAQKAAVEAAKAEGDSVGGVCEVWIEGLPIGLGDPAFGKLDGLLALACMSIGAVKGVELGSGFESARRRGSENNDPLGPEGPEKNDAGGTLGGISTGAPVVVRLAVKPTSSISKTQRTINREGQTADIATHGRHDPCIAPRIVPVAEAMCALVIYDAWLTQQELREGSVPSVPEWDWTALEALFPDRESQRL, encoded by the coding sequence ATGCTCTTCGATTCTCCCTCCAGTTTTGGTCGCGCCTTCCGCATGGTGACCTTCGGCGAAAGCCACGGCGCGGCCGTGGGTGTGGTCATTGACGGCGCGAAACCCGGGCTGCCCTTTGACCTGGAAGCCATCCAGGGAGAAATGGACCGCCGCCGCCCGGGCCAGTCGGACCTGGTGACCCCCCGTAGCGAAGCCGACCGCGTGCAGGTGTTGAGCGGTGTCTTCGAGGGTAAGACCACGGGCCATCCCATTGCCCTGGTGGTGTTCAACGAGAACCAGAAGAGTGGCGACTACAAGGCCATCTCCGATCTCTTCAGGCCGGGCCACGCGGACCTCACTTACGACCGGAAATACGGCATCCGGGACCCCCGCGGGGGTGGCCGCAGCAGTGGCCGAGAAACCCTGGCCCGTGTCGCCGCAGGCGCCTGGGCCAAGCAGCAGCTGGCTGCGCTGGGCGTGACGGTGCGTGGCTTCAATCGGGAGATTGCAGGCATCGCCGGGCGCGCCGTGGACTGGGCCTTCGTGGAGAGGAATGCGCTCCGCGTGGCGGATGCCTCTGTCTTCGAGGCCCAGAAGGCTGCCGTGGAAGCTGCCAAAGCCGAGGGCGACAGCGTGGGGGGCGTCTGCGAGGTGTGGATCGAAGGGCTACCCATCGGCCTGGGCGATCCTGCCTTCGGGAAGCTGGATGGGCTGCTGGCCCTGGCCTGCATGTCCATCGGGGCGGTGAAGGGCGTGGAACTGGGCTCGGGGTTTGAGAGCGCCCGGCGCCGCGGCAGCGAGAACAACGATCCCCTGGGGCCGGAGGGCCCCGAGAAGAATGACGCAGGCGGCACCCTGGGTGGCATCAGCACCGGTGCTCCGGTGGTGGTGCGGTTGGCGGTGAAACCCACCAGCTCCATTTCAAAAACCCAGCGCACCATCAACCGCGAGGGACAGACTGCAGATATCGCCACTCACGGCCGCCACGATCCCTGCATCGCACCCCGCATCGTGCCCGTGGCGGAGGCCATGTGCGCCCTGGTGATCTACGATGCCTGGCTCACCCAGCAGGAGCTGCGGGAGGGCTCTGTTCCATCTGTGCCGGAATGGGACTGGACAGCCCTGGAGGCCCTGTTTCCAGACCGCGAAAGCCAACGGCTGTGA
- the gmd gene encoding GDP-mannose 4,6-dehydratase translates to MPTALITGITGQDGSYLAEFLLGKGYEVHGVVRRASNFNTDRIDHIYVDPHQQGRLQLHYGDLTDSGALRNLLEEVRPNEIYNLGAQSHVRVSFDQPEYTVDVVGMGVIRLLEAVRGHQKHTNREVRIYQAGSSEMFGSAKPRQHELTRFEPRSPYACAKAYGHYQVVNHRESYGLFAANGILFNHESPRRGETFVTRKITRAATRIKLGLQDKVYLGNLDARRDWGFAGDYVEAMWLMLQQERPDDFVIATGVSITIRDFLRLVFEALDLDWQQHVEIDPRYFRPAEVDHLEGDASKASRLLGWQPKTDVKALARMMVDADLRLAERELVLRNAGHEGAPRGGYR, encoded by the coding sequence ATGCCCACTGCCCTCATCACTGGCATCACAGGACAGGACGGAAGCTACCTGGCGGAATTCCTCCTCGGAAAGGGCTACGAAGTCCACGGGGTGGTACGCCGTGCGTCCAACTTCAACACGGATCGCATCGACCACATCTACGTGGACCCGCACCAGCAGGGCCGCCTCCAGCTTCACTATGGCGACCTGACCGATTCCGGCGCCCTGCGCAACCTGCTGGAAGAAGTGCGCCCCAACGAGATCTACAACCTCGGCGCGCAGAGCCACGTGCGGGTGAGCTTCGATCAGCCCGAATACACCGTGGACGTGGTGGGCATGGGCGTGATTCGCCTGCTGGAGGCCGTGCGTGGCCACCAGAAGCACACCAATCGGGAGGTTCGGATCTACCAGGCTGGCAGTTCCGAGATGTTCGGCTCTGCCAAGCCCAGGCAGCATGAACTGACCCGTTTCGAGCCCCGCAGCCCCTACGCCTGCGCCAAGGCCTACGGCCACTACCAGGTGGTGAACCACCGCGAAAGTTATGGGCTGTTCGCCGCCAACGGCATCCTCTTCAACCACGAAAGCCCGCGCCGAGGCGAGACCTTCGTAACCCGCAAGATCACCCGCGCGGCCACCCGCATCAAGCTCGGACTCCAGGACAAGGTCTACCTCGGCAACCTCGATGCCCGCCGCGATTGGGGCTTCGCCGGCGACTATGTCGAGGCCATGTGGCTCATGCTCCAGCAGGAGCGCCCGGATGATTTCGTCATCGCCACTGGCGTGAGCATCACCATCCGCGACTTCCTCCGCCTGGTCTTTGAAGCACTGGACCTGGACTGGCAGCAGCACGTGGAGATCGATCCGCGCTACTTCCGCCCTGCCGAAGTGGACCACCTGGAAGGCGATGCCAGCAAGGCTTCCCGACTGCTGGGATGGCAGCCGAAGACTGATGTGAAGGCCCTTGCAAGAATGATGGTGGATGCGGATCTGCGACTGGCCGAGCGCGAGCTGGTGCTCCGGAACGCCGGCCACGAAGGCGCTCCCCGCGGCGGATACCGCTGA
- the hemC gene encoding hydroxymethylbilane synthase, whose product MRHVTVATRGSALAVGQAEPMVRFLESRGYEVSWRKFSTSGDQWLQGPLDKQVGGGFFTKELEDAMAAGQADLLIHSLKDVSLERPVGIVPACIPLREDPADWLVMRPDAPEDLVIGTSAVRRERVLSQLFPKARFTWIRGNVQTRLQRVRDGVLREAPLHATLLAAAGLKRLGMDLSGLTVRPLTPAELPSAPGQGALLAEARADRPDLIEVLAEIHDATTARCVSLERQVLAGIGGGCQQPLGALATPQADGSLLLQAVYAPDGQLRRAEARGTDDKALLASVLKGIGLS is encoded by the coding sequence ATGAGACACGTCACAGTCGCCACCCGGGGGTCCGCGCTGGCCGTGGGCCAGGCCGAGCCCATGGTGCGGTTCCTCGAATCCAGGGGCTACGAGGTGTCCTGGCGCAAGTTCTCCACCTCGGGCGACCAGTGGCTGCAGGGCCCCCTCGACAAGCAGGTGGGCGGCGGCTTCTTCACCAAGGAGTTGGAAGACGCCATGGCTGCGGGCCAGGCGGATCTGCTCATCCACAGCCTCAAGGACGTGTCCCTGGAGCGTCCGGTCGGCATCGTACCCGCCTGCATTCCCCTTCGCGAAGATCCCGCCGACTGGCTGGTGATGCGGCCTGATGCACCGGAGGATCTGGTCATCGGCACCAGCGCCGTGCGCCGGGAGCGGGTGCTCAGCCAGCTCTTCCCCAAGGCCCGATTTACCTGGATCCGCGGCAATGTTCAGACGCGCCTGCAGCGGGTTCGTGATGGTGTTCTCCGCGAAGCGCCCCTGCATGCGACCCTGCTGGCGGCGGCTGGGCTGAAGCGCCTTGGTATGGATCTCAGCGGTCTCACGGTGCGACCCCTTACACCCGCGGAGCTGCCTTCGGCGCCGGGGCAGGGGGCTTTGCTGGCCGAAGCCCGCGCAGACCGCCCCGACCTCATCGAGGTGCTGGCTGAAATCCATGACGCCACGACGGCCCGCTGCGTCAGCCTCGAACGCCAGGTGTTGGCGGGCATCGGGGGCGGCTGCCAGCAGCCTCTGGGCGCCTTGGCCACGCCCCAGGCCGATGGTTCGTTGTTGCTGCAGGCGGTCTATGCGCCTGATGGACAACTGCGTCGCGCCGAAGCCCGCGGCACCGATGACAAGGCCCTGCTCGCTTCCGTGCTCAAGGGCATCGGCCTCTCATGA
- a CDS encoding glycosyltransferase, whose protein sequence is MPFLLLMPSYNQAHYIKEAVDSVLAQDDPDWELWILDNSTDGTPQVMAAYSDPRIHFIHEPRRMDPGLCLNEMLRMATGEFFSYIHTDNRLGPNYVSAFRTALRQHPMALAYCDQYDIDEDVRGRKYRKRPPVFSSARLFSWDSLGAPFAATTKLAEAVGGFSADDLADDVYFALKSDGLGPRIHVPKALVEYRSHGGSRAESLGYHAVAQAIYRSVLKVYGTRAAHLPDPFEGMLPAIQRHAERAFAQARCLAGALLARTPREAPLWIDDVGPASFWLALACESLGRPPKGFRAAKPGTLMGLPVRSLAEPLELGAHCLRPRRKGLDSSSLGQDWTQPFRWLLRGLPPTDHALKRYPASIMCSLLVPFHHQHPGGAVCIQGQGPLGAYLAYGLETIAQLPVLGFSSGPGVLGLPQADGEGEGTLWSLPGAPFAARGIAWRMRASHDPQVTSPAEQP, encoded by the coding sequence ATGCCTTTCCTCCTTCTGATGCCTTCGTACAACCAGGCGCACTACATCAAGGAGGCGGTGGATTCCGTTCTGGCCCAGGACGATCCGGATTGGGAACTGTGGATCCTGGATAACAGCACCGATGGCACACCCCAGGTCATGGCGGCCTACTCGGATCCTCGCATCCATTTCATCCATGAGCCGCGGCGCATGGATCCCGGCCTCTGCCTCAATGAAATGCTGCGCATGGCCACCGGGGAATTCTTCAGCTACATCCATACGGATAATCGGCTGGGCCCCAACTACGTCTCCGCCTTCCGAACGGCCCTTCGCCAGCACCCGATGGCCTTGGCCTATTGCGATCAGTACGACATCGATGAAGACGTGCGCGGAAGGAAATACCGGAAGCGACCGCCGGTGTTTTCCTCCGCCCGGCTCTTCTCCTGGGATTCCCTGGGTGCACCCTTCGCCGCCACCACCAAGCTGGCCGAAGCTGTGGGCGGCTTCAGTGCCGATGACCTGGCGGACGATGTCTACTTCGCTCTCAAGTCCGATGGTCTGGGTCCCCGCATCCATGTTCCGAAGGCCCTGGTGGAATACCGCAGCCACGGGGGATCGCGGGCCGAATCGCTGGGCTACCACGCCGTGGCCCAGGCCATCTATCGGAGTGTTCTGAAGGTGTACGGTACCCGCGCCGCACACCTCCCGGATCCCTTCGAGGGCATGCTCCCGGCCATCCAGCGCCACGCGGAGCGCGCCTTCGCCCAGGCGCGTTGTCTCGCGGGAGCGCTGCTCGCGCGCACCCCTCGGGAGGCTCCCCTCTGGATCGATGACGTGGGCCCTGCTTCGTTCTGGCTGGCCCTGGCCTGTGAGTCCCTGGGGCGACCGCCGAAGGGCTTCCGCGCAGCCAAACCGGGCACCCTCATGGGGCTTCCCGTCCGCTCACTGGCGGAACCTTTGGAATTGGGCGCCCACTGCCTTCGCCCCCGACGAAAAGGCCTGGATTCGTCGAGCCTGGGGCAGGATTGGACTCAGCCCTTCCGCTGGCTGCTGCGTGGCCTTCCGCCCACGGACCACGCGCTGAAGCGGTACCCCGCCTCGATCATGTGCAGCCTGCTGGTGCCCTTCCACCATCAGCATCCTGGCGGTGCTGTCTGCATTCAGGGGCAGGGCCCCTTGGGCGCCTACCTTGCCTACGGCCTTGAGACCATTGCGCAGCTGCCGGTGCTCGGATTCTCCTCCGGCCCTGGTGTCTTGGGGCTGCCCCAAGCCGATGGCGAGGGTGAAGGCACCCTTTGGAGCCTACCCGGAGCGCCCTTTGCGGCCCGGGGCATTGCATGGCGCATGCGTGCATCTCACGATCCTCAGGTCACGTCTCCCGCGGAGCAACCATGA
- the hemB gene encoding porphobilinogen synthase produces MLNRSRRLRTTLAMRNLVAETDLRPRHLIQPHFVQPHAGSSDIASLPGIVRAGVEDTVRQVEKDLKKGLASVLLFGVPDADAKSPDASYSCDHEGVIPQAVRALKKAFGSDLIVMTDVCLCGYTSHGHCGLVDDEGVVRNDETLPILAEMALRHAEAGADVAAPSDMMDGRVSAIRDVLDANGFTQTSILSYAIKHAGAYYGPFRDAADSSPKFGDRRSYQMDPRNAREGLNDALLDVDEGADMLMIKPALPNLDLIWRLREAQLAPICAYHVSSEFSSVKAADRLGWVNGDQLMYEHLIAIRRAGADMIVTYAGREAVEKGWIA; encoded by the coding sequence ATGCTGAACCGCTCCCGCCGCCTCCGCACGACGCTGGCCATGCGCAACTTGGTGGCCGAGACCGATCTCCGGCCCCGCCACCTCATCCAGCCCCACTTCGTGCAGCCCCATGCGGGCAGCAGCGACATCGCCAGCCTGCCGGGCATCGTCCGCGCCGGGGTGGAAGACACGGTCCGTCAGGTGGAGAAGGATCTCAAGAAGGGGCTGGCCAGCGTGCTGCTCTTCGGTGTGCCCGATGCAGATGCCAAGAGCCCCGATGCCTCCTACAGCTGCGATCACGAAGGTGTGATCCCCCAGGCCGTGAGGGCTCTGAAGAAGGCTTTCGGATCCGATCTCATCGTCATGACCGATGTGTGCCTCTGCGGCTACACCAGCCACGGCCACTGCGGCCTCGTGGATGACGAAGGCGTGGTGCGCAACGACGAGACTCTGCCCATTCTGGCGGAGATGGCCCTGCGTCACGCCGAGGCGGGCGCCGATGTGGCCGCGCCCAGCGACATGATGGACGGCCGGGTGTCTGCCATCCGCGATGTGTTGGATGCCAACGGTTTCACCCAGACCAGCATCCTCAGCTACGCCATCAAGCACGCAGGCGCCTACTACGGCCCCTTCCGGGATGCGGCCGATAGCAGCCCCAAGTTTGGCGACCGCCGCAGCTACCAGATGGACCCCCGCAACGCCCGCGAGGGCCTGAATGATGCGTTGCTCGATGTGGACGAGGGCGCGGACATGCTCATGATCAAACCCGCGCTGCCGAACCTCGATCTCATTTGGCGCCTGCGCGAGGCCCAGCTGGCGCCCATCTGCGCCTACCACGTCAGCAGCGAGTTCAGCAGCGTGAAGGCTGCCGACCGCCTGGGGTGGGTGAACGGCGATCAGCTGATGTACGAACACCTCATCGCCATCCGGCGCGCTGGTGCCGACATGATCGTCACCTACGCGGGTCGCGAGGCTGTTGAGAAGGGCTGGATCGCTTAA
- a CDS encoding uroporphyrinogen-III synthase, translated as MSAATPPRLALARPAHHPLTDIVRKAGWAPVPYSFTSLKLTGSRPPVSFEKIKAMLLLSPSGAKVVGPSLPAGMTCLVQGAGTADALEREDLDVHLPSEARAEALWELIQKRFPGGGDFLLARGERSREFLEVAARNTAWRIYPWITHRESPRVPFPPLPDVEGVLALSPLQAEILAPLTGKVQRFAWGEATAEAFTRAGAPVHARCDPKPSLLWAMLAQQLASEENPKEESPC; from the coding sequence ATGAGCGCTGCCACGCCTCCCCGCCTGGCGCTGGCCCGGCCCGCGCACCATCCGCTGACGGATATCGTGCGCAAGGCCGGGTGGGCGCCTGTTCCCTATTCCTTCACATCCCTGAAACTGACCGGTTCCAGGCCGCCGGTTTCCTTCGAGAAGATCAAGGCGATGCTGTTGCTGAGCCCTTCGGGGGCCAAGGTGGTCGGGCCGTCCCTGCCCGCGGGAATGACCTGCCTGGTTCAGGGCGCTGGCACTGCCGATGCCTTGGAGCGGGAGGATCTGGACGTGCACCTTCCCTCCGAGGCCCGGGCTGAAGCCCTCTGGGAGCTGATCCAGAAGCGCTTTCCGGGAGGCGGAGATTTCCTGTTGGCCCGCGGCGAACGCAGCCGCGAGTTCTTGGAAGTGGCGGCCCGCAACACCGCCTGGCGCATCTATCCCTGGATCACCCATCGCGAGTCACCCCGGGTACCCTTTCCGCCCCTGCCGGACGTGGAGGGCGTTCTGGCCCTGAGCCCGCTGCAGGCCGAGATCCTGGCGCCCCTCACTGGAAAAGTGCAGCGCTTCGCCTGGGGTGAGGCCACGGCCGAAGCCTTTACCCGGGCCGGGGCCCCGGTTCATGCCCGCTGCGACCCGAAGCCGAGCCTGCTCTGGGCCATGTTGGCCCAGCAATTGGCCTCTGAAGAAAACCCGAAGGAGGAGTCCCCATGCTGA
- the hemE gene encoding uroporphyrinogen decarboxylase has product MQPLLNVLNGEILDKPPVWFMRQAGRFLPEYREVRAKVTFEQLLNDSDLAAEVTLQPIRRFPQIDGAIIFSDILVILDALGCEVTIPEGGPRIGKTLDQIDINRPLDEKVFEPVCEAIKKVKAALPPKVTMLGFAGAPWTLLAYGIEGKGSKTWSKAKAFIHQNPVLAQKWMDKLADAAARLLNLHIEAGAQGVQLFDTWAGELDADDYATFALPSVKRTLSQVTAAPTLFFARTGYLPDALNDLPCKGLAVPWQVPISEARRRFPKMVLQGNLDPIALLAGAEIAKRKSRAIIDAMKGHPHIFNLGHGLTPETDPAVVAAVLDEVKA; this is encoded by the coding sequence ATGCAGCCCCTCCTCAACGTTCTCAATGGCGAAATCCTCGACAAGCCCCCGGTCTGGTTCATGCGTCAGGCGGGCCGCTTTCTGCCTGAGTACCGCGAGGTGCGGGCCAAGGTCACCTTCGAGCAGCTGCTCAATGATTCCGATCTGGCGGCGGAGGTCACGCTCCAGCCCATCCGCCGCTTTCCTCAGATCGATGGCGCCATCATCTTCAGCGACATCCTGGTGATCCTGGATGCGCTGGGCTGCGAGGTCACCATTCCCGAGGGCGGTCCGCGCATCGGCAAGACGCTGGATCAGATCGACATCAACCGCCCGCTGGACGAAAAGGTGTTCGAGCCGGTCTGCGAGGCCATCAAGAAGGTGAAGGCCGCCCTGCCGCCCAAGGTCACCATGCTGGGCTTTGCGGGCGCGCCCTGGACCCTGCTGGCTTACGGCATCGAAGGGAAGGGCAGCAAGACCTGGTCGAAGGCCAAGGCCTTCATCCACCAGAATCCCGTGCTGGCCCAGAAGTGGATGGACAAGCTGGCCGACGCCGCCGCCCGCTTGCTGAACCTCCACATCGAAGCCGGTGCCCAGGGCGTGCAACTCTTTGACACCTGGGCTGGTGAGCTGGACGCCGACGACTACGCGACCTTCGCACTGCCCTCGGTGAAGCGTACCCTGTCCCAGGTGACGGCGGCCCCCACGCTCTTCTTCGCCCGCACGGGCTACCTGCCGGATGCCCTCAATGACCTGCCCTGCAAGGGCCTGGCGGTGCCCTGGCAGGTGCCGATCTCCGAAGCGCGGCGACGTTTCCCGAAGATGGTGCTGCAGGGCAACCTCGATCCCATCGCGCTGCTGGCTGGGGCCGAGATTGCCAAAAGAAAATCGCGCGCCATCATTGACGCCATGAAGGGACATCCCCACATTTTCAACCTAGGCCATGGACTCACGCCCGAGACTGATCCCGCCGTGGTGGCGGCGGTACTGGATGAAGTGAAAGCCTAA
- a CDS encoding glycosyltransferase family 9 protein, with protein MRGKDLKPWFHSFILRAKSKGEQPLRSPRFELPWGTFKRILLIRTDSIGDGILATSLVPELRKAAPGASITVVCQDHVAAVWQELADDILVFNASQFKASRRHRKEIKSQLRIGHFDVALNTVCSRTGLSDELAFASEAPIRVAFSGDFANLAPQREGWNNWRYTHLLPIEKPGKPEMLRHQEFLTRLGWKAPLLQPRLTLTPEEQSYAERVFAEHGLDPHRTVALFAGAQHEIKFYERYGEALGPLVQREGLRVLALGGPADALINQANLSRLPPGPHVDLTGQSSLRETAALLAHCRMAVGADTGLAHLACALGVPQAIVLGGGHFGRFLPYSPLTAVACLPLACFGCNWQCPYERVHCVKDVPPGVLEAAIEAVWSGAADEPRCFYPEALPPKDGWPPPVDPAHWLSGVLLTSVPGAL; from the coding sequence TTGCGCGGGAAGGATCTCAAACCGTGGTTCCATTCATTCATTCTTCGCGCCAAAAGTAAAGGGGAGCAGCCCCTTCGAAGCCCACGGTTTGAGCTGCCCTGGGGCACCTTCAAGCGCATCCTGCTCATCCGCACCGATAGCATCGGGGACGGCATTCTCGCCACGAGCCTGGTGCCAGAACTGCGCAAAGCCGCTCCAGGCGCGAGCATCACGGTGGTCTGCCAGGACCATGTGGCCGCCGTGTGGCAAGAACTGGCCGACGACATTCTTGTGTTCAATGCCTCGCAATTCAAGGCAAGTCGGCGCCACCGGAAGGAAATCAAGAGTCAGTTGAGAATCGGCCACTTCGACGTGGCACTCAACACGGTCTGCTCCCGAACAGGGCTTTCCGATGAGCTAGCCTTCGCGAGTGAAGCCCCCATCCGCGTCGCCTTCTCGGGCGATTTCGCCAACCTCGCCCCTCAACGCGAGGGATGGAACAATTGGCGCTACACGCACCTGCTTCCCATCGAAAAACCAGGCAAGCCGGAGATGCTCCGCCATCAGGAATTCCTCACGCGCCTGGGCTGGAAAGCGCCCCTGCTGCAGCCCAGGCTCACCCTGACGCCTGAGGAGCAGAGCTATGCAGAGCGCGTCTTCGCCGAGCACGGCCTGGATCCCCACCGAACGGTGGCACTCTTCGCCGGCGCCCAGCACGAGATCAAGTTCTACGAAAGGTATGGCGAGGCCCTGGGCCCCCTGGTCCAGCGCGAGGGCCTTCGCGTGCTGGCGCTGGGAGGGCCGGCTGACGCCCTCATCAACCAGGCAAACCTGAGCCGCCTGCCGCCGGGTCCCCACGTGGATTTAACCGGTCAGTCCAGCCTGCGCGAAACAGCTGCCCTGCTGGCCCACTGCCGGATGGCCGTAGGCGCGGATACAGGACTGGCCCACCTGGCCTGTGCCCTGGGAGTGCCCCAGGCGATTGTGCTGGGCGGGGGCCACTTCGGCCGATTCCTGCCCTACAGCCCGTTGACCGCCGTAGCCTGTCTGCCCCTGGCCTGCTTTGGCTGCAATTGGCAGTGCCCGTATGAGCGTGTGCATTGTGTGAAGGATGTTCCGCCTGGAGTGCTCGAAGCAGCCATCGAGGCAGTCTGGTCGGGCGCGGCCGACGAGCCTCGGTGCTTCTATCCAGAAGCCCTTCCCCCCAAGGATGGTTGGCCGCCTCCCGTCGATCCGGCGCATTGGCTGAGTGGCGTCCTGCTGACCTCGGTCCCAGGTGCCCTCTAG